From a region of the Candidatus Rhabdochlamydia porcellionis genome:
- the rfbC gene encoding dTDP-4-dehydrorhamnose 3,5-epimerase gives MKIETLTLPGISLIKPQRFFDQRGFFSETFHKQRYIEKGIHCEFVQDNHSFSRRGTLRGMHFQRLPGQAKLIWVVQGVIFDVVVDICPMRSTFGKWLGVYLDAKKGEQLFIPTGYAHGFCVISETAHVCYKVSNFFDPLEEKGFRYDDPDIGIKWPLSSVILSEKDRNHPFLRQII, from the coding sequence ATGAAAATAGAAACTTTAACTTTACCTGGAATCAGTTTAATTAAACCACAGAGATTTTTTGATCAAAGAGGTTTTTTTTCGGAAACGTTTCATAAACAACGCTATATCGAAAAAGGAATTCATTGTGAATTTGTTCAGGACAATCATTCTTTCTCCCGACGTGGAACTTTAAGAGGAATGCACTTTCAGAGATTACCGGGTCAAGCAAAATTGATTTGGGTAGTACAAGGGGTTATTTTTGATGTAGTAGTAGATATTTGCCCAATGCGCTCTACTTTTGGCAAATGGCTAGGGGTCTATTTGGACGCGAAAAAAGGGGAACAGTTATTTATTCCTACAGGATATGCACATGGATTTTGTGTGATCAGTGAAACCGCTCATGTTTGCTATAAAGTAAGCAATTTTTTTGATCCACTGGAAGAAAAAGGATTTCGTTATGATGATCCTGATATAGGGATTAAATGGCCTCTTTCTTCGGTTATCCTTTCTGAGAAAGATCGCAATCATCCATTTTTACGGCAAATAATATGA
- a CDS encoding thioredoxin family protein — MKSILMILSGLFMVCSLPIYSANKQLLKIQGKILEVSSLEELDTFLEDQKIVFIDFYKNSCPPCEQFKPLYESWARLFDKQIIFIKINASNPKTDDLCKKFNITGLPTLIVLDNQGEEIAKHTGMEEIKKMNIKKFLAYVRD; from the coding sequence ATGAAAAGCATTCTAATGATTTTAAGTGGTTTATTTATGGTTTGCTCTTTGCCGATTTATTCTGCAAATAAGCAATTGCTTAAAATTCAAGGAAAGATTCTTGAAGTCTCTTCTTTGGAAGAGCTAGATACGTTTTTAGAAGATCAAAAAATAGTCTTTATCGACTTTTATAAAAATTCTTGCCCTCCTTGCGAGCAATTTAAGCCTTTATATGAAAGTTGGGCGCGTCTGTTTGATAAGCAGATTATCTTTATTAAGATCAATGCAAGTAATCCAAAAACAGATGACTTATGTAAAAAATTTAACATAACTGGCTTACCTACTTTGATTGTTTTAGATAATCAAGGAGAGGAAATTGCTAAGCATACAGGAATGGAAGAAATAAAGAAGATGAATATAAAAAAGTTTTTAGCTTACGTAAGGGATTAA
- a CDS encoding NAD(P)/FAD-dependent oxidoreductase — protein sequence MKKILVKILILFSTFIYAAETRDVPVLILGSGPAGLTTAIYCGRAGIKPVVITGGSVGGMITQSPRVENWPGKDVISGIELGKDLENQARLTGAELLREEVIDVALSHDLSQKAHQITTRSLITQEEMIYYAPIVVVALGATPNKLHIPGEQSYWSKGVYSCAVCDGGFYKDKIVAVVGGGDGALTEAQYLANLAKKVYIIVRGRGFRTVEKQREKQVVSLPNVEVFYQTIVKEIKGEKDRVSYLILSNQKHKKSYHLPVDALFLAIGSMPNTKLFANQLELDSGYIRLKEHQKTSIKGVYAAGEVADPEFKQAICAAADGAKAAMQLQKEANKPCKPCELLQNKLKKEI from the coding sequence ATGAAAAAAATTTTAGTTAAAATTCTAATTCTATTTTCTACTTTTATTTATGCTGCTGAAACAAGAGATGTGCCGGTTTTGATTTTAGGAAGCGGTCCTGCTGGTTTAACAACTGCTATTTATTGTGGACGTGCTGGGATTAAGCCGGTTGTAATTACAGGAGGTAGTGTAGGGGGTATGATTACCCAATCTCCTAGAGTAGAAAATTGGCCAGGAAAAGATGTGATTTCAGGAATTGAACTAGGTAAAGATCTTGAAAATCAAGCACGTTTAACCGGAGCAGAATTACTTAGAGAGGAAGTAATTGATGTAGCACTCTCTCATGATCTTTCTCAAAAAGCGCACCAAATAACAACTCGTTCTTTAATTACTCAAGAGGAAATGATATACTATGCTCCTATTGTAGTTGTCGCTTTAGGAGCAACCCCTAATAAATTGCATATTCCTGGAGAACAGAGTTATTGGTCTAAAGGAGTATATAGTTGTGCAGTATGTGATGGGGGATTTTACAAGGACAAAATTGTAGCAGTGGTAGGAGGAGGAGATGGAGCTTTAACAGAAGCGCAATATCTTGCTAACCTTGCTAAAAAAGTTTATATCATAGTACGCGGAAGAGGTTTTCGTACTGTAGAAAAACAAAGAGAGAAACAAGTGGTATCTTTGCCAAATGTAGAAGTTTTCTATCAAACTATAGTAAAAGAGATAAAGGGAGAAAAAGATCGGGTCAGCTATCTTATTTTATCCAATCAAAAACACAAAAAAAGTTATCACTTACCAGTAGATGCTTTATTTTTAGCTATTGGATCTATGCCAAACACAAAGCTATTTGCCAATCAATTAGAGCTAGATTCAGGATATATTCGGCTAAAGGAACATCAAAAAACCTCTATTAAGGGAGTATATGCTGCAGGAGAGGTAGCAGATCCGGAATTTAAACAGGCAATTTGTGCAGCAGCAGATGGAGCTAAAGCAGCTATGCAATTACAAAAAGAGGCCAATAAACCGTGTAAGCCTTGTGAGCTTCTGCAAAACAAATTAAAAAAGGAAATATAA